From the Phalacrocorax carbo chromosome Z, bPhaCar2.1, whole genome shotgun sequence genome, the window GTCTCTGTAGAGAACTGTAGCAAACTTTAATAGTGATATGAATGAGAATTAAGAACCTGAGGAAGGTTTGTAAGAATGTCATGTGATGCCTGGCACCTAGATTAGCAGATCAAGATCCCAGCACACCTCTGCAGCTTCTCAGGACACCCGTATCAGGATAAAAAAGGCCAGACTACCTTCAGACTACAACAAAGGCTCTGGACCCTTTAAGACCAGGGTAGGAGCCATCAGCCACCAGAAAAGACAAGGGCACTGAGTAAATCCTAATGATTCGCACAAACCAGGGGCAAAAGAATACTATAACTTGAAGTATACACAAAACACATCCAAAACCAGCATGTTTGCCAACATAAAAGAGCAATCCAGGAGACCTGCAGAGGATAGCTTGTCCTCTGTACAATCAGAAGAAAACCTGACTAAACTAACTCTTTGTGACTGAGTACTAGGTAGGCTACCTGGATATCACACACCTTGTCAGTATGACTGTGactgtaactttttaaaatcaagtcaCCTTCCCCCCCTATCAGATCTTGCACAGACCCTTGTAATGCTGTTGCAACATTACTTCCTACCTCTACTAATTGTGCCACTCTTCCTTACCAAATTTTTGTGTAGTAAAGGTAAAATCAGGACCACTTCTGCCTCCTTCATCTGTGTATGCCATCATCCGCACAGTATACAGTGTGTCACTTGTTAGAGAAGAAAGGGTATACTCTGTCTTTGAAGGATCCACTGTCAcagctgaagagaagaaaaaatttataCTAGTTTTCTGTACAATTTATTAGATCTCCACATGGTAGTATTAGGACATCATGTCTTGAGATGGGCAAAATAGTTTCAGTAGAATACATGGCTGTATGGAGAACACAAGACAGAAAGACTACATATTTATACAAGAAATGCTgagatttgtttgtttctgtccaAGTGTTTGAATTTAGTCTCTTTCTTGATGATATTTTACATGTTAGtttcctgtgtgttttttttttcttcccagaatgTAGCCTCACTAAATTAGTAGTAAAGTTGAGGCTTAAAGGTCTCTAATAAGCAGAATACATGGCTAACTAGAAATAGCTAGTTACTACCTAGAAAAACATGGTTAACTGGAAATAACAAGAAGTAGGGTAGGCATAAGTAACTGGCCCTTACAATTTAAGCaaatctaaaaaagaaaaacttctgatAGTGCTAGCACCATGTCTTATGCTTGCAGGTCATACACACTACTGAACTGAAATGCAAGCTGTTTTGTATCAGTAACACATTGATCTAGAGCTCCAGGaggatgaaaaatacttttttttaaggcttttttcaTAGTTAAATCCAGTCAACTCCTTTACCTCTTCAATGGTCTAGCTTCATCTTGCTATACCACCATCTCATCAtgtatttaaatggaaagatGGGAGCACAATATCGCAATCAGCTTTCAGAAAGTAAACTCAGGACCCTGTTATACACAGACTTAACGTTTTGAACTCCCTATTAGAGACTCTTCTCTTTGGTTTGGAGGAGAGCTATGCCTCAGACATCACCTTTATGTCATCAGACAGACTGACAGCCATGCTCAATTCTATATCTACTTTTTCAGGAACATGTATTAGGAAGGAGACAGATGGAATACTTCAATGCCACAAAGCACTTCCCTGCTTTCTGTTACCTGTTTCATTTCCATCAATAGTTTTGTAAAATATGGTGTAACTCCTGATAAATCCATTCTGTTCATCCACAGTGAGATGGTTCCATGTCAAAACAGCTTCAgcttttccaaccttttttGTCTGAACAGTTGGTCCTTTTGAAGGACCTGTAATGGGAAACGAAGATTACTTTCTGTTGGGCACCCTTGCACCTGCAGAAGCAGTGTATTAATGAGCAGTGAATTGCTACGGCATAAAAGCTTCAATGGAATAGCTGGACTAACTCATCTGCGTTATTTTCAGACAACATAGCAACAACACCAAGGATGTTTTAAAAGAGAAGCctccaggaaataaaaatatgaaaaacagaatcagCAGGTCATGCAAAATCTTCAACTGAAGTTAATTAGTCTTGGCTTCATacttgaaatttaaaataaatcagtatagAAATATTACCATACCAATAAAATACCAAACTCATGCCAAATTATCTGATAAAGgttggaaaaagggaaagagtcAGCCAGACATCTGTTTAACTCCTGTATACTGTAAACAAGCAGAACAGATGTTAATAGAAGGGACAAGATCAATTATGTCAGATGACCCTCAAGTGTAGGGCCATTTTTCATTACCTAGCCCACATTAAAGCAAAAGTCTCATTATTTTTAGCCAAGAGCGTAAATTTATGTGCTCCAAGATTACTATTTTGTACTTACGATCCTGCTGAAGGTAAGCCTTCACAGACTGTCCACTTCCCTGACCATCAGCATAGAGAGGGTACACAGTTATCAAGTAACACTTGAACGGCTTTATATCACCTGATAAAAGGAATTCAACATACGTTGTTTCATAGACAGTCAAATTCCTCACCATTCCTCTCCTTTACTTCAGATACAGGGTTCTGGGTTTTGGCTGTTTTATTAGATGTACTTGTATCTAATGCAgctgactgtttttttttccctagagcTCATTGATGTACGGTTCCAAAATATGAACTAAAAGAACAATAtaatggttaaaaataaaatgttaaatttaataaacagatttcagaaaagtctagttttttctattttattttaaataaaaagcctttATCTGTCTGCAGCACTGAACCCCAAAATTATTTGAGCTACTGATCATAATCTGAAAAGAACTGTAAAGCAGGTCAAGTTTCATTGTGCGAACTGGAAGAGGGATGAGAGAATTTTGAAGGAACTCTGCCTGTTCACTATTTTAATGGTTTCCAAGGATGGGAAGactaaaaacaaaatgcagataAAACCCTTGTTGTTACATAATACAAATTTCAAAATGCAAGATTAGATACAGTTTTATATGACAAACATATACAGATATTTCCACAGTCATGACAAACTAAGAGAAGCCCTCAGCATTATCCCAGATTCCTGTCCTACAACCAAATTCTAGTTGGCATGACGTCGTTCCTCACTTGAGAATACTTATTAGGCTTTCAGAGTGTTCTGCAAAGTATTTGTAGCCTTATGAGCTAAATACCTTTTAAGTATGTTCCTTGAACATTTCCTGGTTCGTTCTGCCATTCTATGATGCAGTCTGAGCTGTTGGATACCAGACACCATTCGATCACATATTTAAGAACGTAACTGTTAGGAGCAGTCCACCTTACCCACAACTTGCCATCTTTAGGTAGTGTTCTAACGTTCTTCACAGGAGCTGTgatgaaagaaaacaggcaaGTGATAAATACTGACAGTTCTTCCACTAGTTATCCATAATTATAGCTATTTTGTCAACTGTGGATACTTTTGGGTTATTGTAATGGTGACAATTTGATAGAACCTAAGTAAAtgtaaaagctgttttctgcagtttggAAGTTTACACCTGAATCTTCATATCAGAGATCCAAAGTAAGCACTATTAGGCTattcaaaaactgaaaattagaCTCAGCTTCTCTGTTCTCAAACACAGTTAGTTGCCTTATTGCACAGTAACAAGATACTAtgtttcttcaaaaagaaagggtctatttcagagaaaattcaACCTTGAGACACTTCCAAATTCCTGTTCCAGTCCTCACACCCATGTACCTTACCAAGTACTTCTGGCTGCAGTGCTACTCTGTTTGAAACACACCCTCTTAATTAGTTCTTCTAAAAGTTTCAGAACCTGTGGCTCTCCCTTGGTGTTTACACTAAAAGCAGCATCTGACTGTATACTTATTTTTTGCTTCCTGTCCTGGTAGTGTTTGGATTATCTCAGAGGAGGCTGGAAGTAAGGAGAAACCAGCCTGTAATTACTACTACTGCACAATGAAAGGAACGTAATAAAAAGGAACATGAACAGCAGGGAAATGGTGGAAGCAGATGACAAAGCAGCCAGGCAAGATACTGAAAATATGGGAAAgtgagaagagaagaaagggcCCGGGCAGGAGatcagaaagcagaaggaagaagcaaGATGGTATATACATGAAGTAAAGGATGCTTGCTTCCCCAAccctttgattttttaaaaagaagacaaaaaggcCTGCTATgctaagaaaagaaacaataggGAATATATTGCACAGTAGCTCTAAGGATCAGCAAGAGAGCACACATAGCTTCAAACAAACATATGTAAGTACATAAATCTGCATGTTCCCTAATACACAAATGGTCACATAATTAAAAGGCATAAGACTGTATATACATTCAGTAATACTTTAATTATGTGTCCATGTAAAATGTACCATTTTACAACTCTGAAGATTTTTTATAACAAAAGCCATGCAGATGCATTTGAAAGAGACATTACTAGGACACTAACCTTTTGAATTACTAGCTGGGATAAGTAAAACTGACGGAGGGGATGCCCCAACTCTGTTATGGGCAATCACAGTCACTTCATAAGTTCCATTTGGCAGCTTTAATGTAAGATTGGTGGTGTTAACTTTGTATTTCTCTGGTGGACTGGAGAGAGATGATTTAGCTCTGACGGTCACTTCATACTGTAAGATTACTCCATTGGCTTCAAATGGCTCCAATGCCTGTTAGAAACATATCTTTGATTAGACTGATACTGAACAAACATGACTTAACCCTTACTGTCGTTGACACAACTTAAAAATCTGAGAGCAAGACAAGTTACATAGATCAAATAGTTGCATACTTAAAGAAAGTGTGAATAACCTGTGTTTACTTCTGTAAAGCAGTAACTTCCACAACTATTTCGAGTTTAAATCCTCTTTTTCCTGGCTCACAGTGCTACCTTGTAGTTTAATAAAAGGTATTCTGTAAAGATTGCAGAACATGTGTTGAAAAACCTGCATTCTATGTGACTTTACACCACAATGACATAAAAGGGATCTCACATCTTAAGCTGTGTTGaatcaaaatgcaaaacagcCCAAGTAGTTTACTTCTattaaacatggaaaaatacttgtttctgTGTTATgtgaaaagacaggaaaatactGTGCTTCTGTGTAACAGTATTAGTTTTCAGATAACTTAAGAGAAAATGGTTGAAACTGTAAAGTAGCAGCAGTTTTCCAATTCTAAGCTAAATAACGCCAGAAGTGGTACGCAGCATGAGTTACATCAGAAAAATTATACCAATATACATGTAACTTCACACATGCCACCTAGtaataaggaaaaatgtaataataaaaagacagcTAGATCAAATGTGACAATGTtcacaaacagaaggaaagcaggatGTGGAGACTGACCATAATTGCATTCACTTTATTGGCTTTGGACTAATCAGCCAACTAGACGCAACAGCCTATGGCATGCAAGTGTGCAGTGCTGTATTTAATAAGTTTGACCCCCGGAATGTCTCTAGGCTTAATGGATTTTGCAGCTGGAGTATCCATGTCCAGACAGTGTTACAAAAGTTTTAGGATACGGCAGAAGGCATAACACGAAGGTTTACTTTGTTCAAGTGAAAGTTTCCAATTCCACAGACTCCTCAAGGAGAGCCATTCAGGAATCTGAAAGTGGATTCTGTATTCTAGGGATCACAGATGTGTGTCAGTTAACTGATGGTCTTTATATCTGTACTTTGAATTTGTCATAACTAATTATTATAGTAAGAatacaaaaatatcttcttgtATCAATAAAATCTATACTATTCCAGGTATGTACTCAAGTTTGTTGAAGTAAGTTTTGCCACTTAAAAAcctcatgtttttaaaagaatgttcAATTTCTGCAGTTTATCATTTTGCTTTACCTTCCACATCAGATGCACAGTCCAGGAAGCTGGTGTGTGAGATGCATCAATAATCCTCCATACAGGTGGTCCCTTAGATGGTTCTGATGAAAGAAGCAATACTTAgtagtagaaatatttttatttaatctgtttGAATTCATAATTTGATTATCATTAGAtgcttacctttttttttaataaaagcatataaaaaaagtatttccttagttcctcaaaataaataatgcttggTATATTAAGTGGAACACCTCCATGGGAAGATTTCCTGAAGGGATGAACAATTCTGCTCTAAGTGTACAGTATCAAAAACTGAGAATCACCATACCAAGCACCTGCAACACTGGGCAACAATGAAGATGACAGTGCTGTGTGAGGCAGAAAGCAAGCTACTGTTTGTTCAGAGGCACAGTCCTGCACATCAGTATACTGCAAACCTTGCTATGGTCTGTAGCTGCAACACTCTCCCTACCCCTCAATATCACGTCACCTAAAAAAGGAAAGTTCAGGGAAGTTAACAAGGAGACAAAATTTCTCCTACCAGAATCACCCACATTTCCTACCTCTTTTATGCTAAAAAGGGTAACAGAACTGCAGTATTTTTGTACAATACTACAACACTTTCTGGCATCAGTACTGTAAAAAATTCAAGTGGTATTTCCActataaaatgtcattttaaggTAGAACGAATCAATCTATGTgcataaagtaataaaaatctaTGAATCAATCTATGTGCATAAAGTATTAAAAAGTGGCCAGTCCTTTGTGTGGGCCTTAGCCCTAGCAGAAAGATGatcttaaaatgcatttatatttataatattgCTAGGCTGTATTTCTCTGGGAGTTCTTTTATTGTAAtgattaatataaaaaaaaatgcaaggttTTGGCTGGTTTACCTCCAAAAAACCAGTATGAAGTCTACAGTGTGCATCTTGTCTCTTACGCTTTAGgtcaggagggaaggagaactGGGAATTGAGGCAGAGGGAGCTCTTTCGTAGCAATCTCATTTGAGTACTCTGATTTGATTTATGCAAAACAAGCAATTGTACGTCTTGCCTAATATAGATCATGAATATAACATGACCTGCCTCACGTTCATTTCCTACTATAACACCTTTGTTCTGAGGCTAAAATAAGACATAGGTACTTAATGACTAATAGCAGTATTTTTGCAGAGCCAGTTACCACAGCAGAACAGCAACACAGTCTAAAGAGGCAGGCAGTCTTGAAATCCTCATTGCTCAGGCTGAGAGAGtaaccacagaaaacaaaaccatactGTTGTTAGAAGTTGAAAAGAAGTGACTAGAGTattgaaagaatattttacaaTATATCCCCCAGAGAAAGTAAATTTTGCATAGAGCTGAAGTAATGCCATTATGTACACATataatctttttattattattttttttaacaagtcaGGTATATACTACAATCTTTTTCTGACTTCTCCACTATAAGATGACAAATGAATTCAGTCAAAACTCATTACTGGGTACTCAACTAGGATAAGTAAGGAAGGATTTCTGGTCCAGCGCAGCTGAGCTCTGAGCAGAAAACGGTGTTTTGACAACAAAACCTGTATTGGCTTAACGCTATTTAAAGGCATGCACTGAAATGCTGCACTAAATAGACTGCCTAAGGAAAGGGTGCTTTGGAAGACACTAAGGAACAGACAGGATATTATAGAAAGGAGACCAGGAAGAGTACAAGCAGGAAGGCTAAAGcacatttagaaaaagaaaaaaatatcaatgcGGCTGACTTAGAAGCTAAACAGATATCACAAAGTATTTGTAGTAGTTGGAGGGAAGAACAGATCCCCTATTGGGTATCAAGCACACAACCAGAAGGTCCATCCATTAGCTCCATATGGGGTAGGATCAGCATAAGCCAGAAACAAAGGCAATCTTGCAGGCTATCAAAAGTAGAAATTAAATGGAAACAGGACCAAACTAGAGTAGTTTCACCCCTCACAACCTCAGAATTGGAAGAGATGAGTTTCTTACTGATAATAaccaagttcctggaaaaaCAAGATATAAAATCCCCACATTGTTTAATTCCCTTTAAAGTCAGAAATCAGCAAGTGATTCCTAATGCTGCTGGTAGTGATGAGTCAGAAGGAAAccaaacaagattttaaaatcaaatccCTTTGAGGGTGACTTACTAATTCTAGAATACCCAGAAATCACAGTACATATTATTGTAATTACACAGCTAACAGTGCAGCAAACGTGGTCTGCAGTATATAAAGACCCTTAGCTACAGTCAGTATTTGGAGGTACAAAGTAGATGATTCCTGATACGGACTAGGTAGTAAAACAATTGCTAAAAGAGTTCAAGATTGCTGGAATGCTTGCATTACTCTTCAGCATCATAGTTGTGCATTTGTGCCTTTGCATTTAAGGATTCTGTGGAAACTTTCCTCGATAGTTACAGTGGTTAACACTTGGAAACACAACACTTGGATAAAACCATATGGAAATACAGAAGTATACCTTCCTGAATATAGTAGCGTTAAACACACCTGTGTCTTTGTAGCTTACCACTGAGACAAACACCAAATCTTTTGAATACAGAAGGCAAGCAGATATGGAATCTTCTGGGATATGGGTCTAACAGTTTTAGACAAAGCACAATGCTTCAGACTTAGTTTTATAATTTGATTGAGGGCGATAATGGTATAAGTAACTTAAGTATCAGGTGTCTGCTTGTTTCATTTAAGCTTTGCAATAGGCAActgtacagtaaaaaaaaacaaaccaacaaataaaattttggtGCAGGTTTTGACAAAATTGCAACCTGAAGTCCCTTGTCTGAGCCCAACTTGGTAGAAAAGGAtcagggaactacagacctcATGAGCTCCCTTCCAATTTAAGTTATCCCAGTACCTTACAAATTGGCAAATGTATCTAAGCATTTGCTAGATGTGACCATACCTCTGAAGTTGTCTGTAAGCAAATTCAgaataggaaattattttactcTCAACTTATTGCTATAATAGCAAAAATGCTAACTAATCAGCAAGCAATGCAGAAGTGTGACTGTCCTGTTTTCATTAGGAAGGGTAGCTACAACAGTTTGTTAAAATGCTGTTCTAccagcagaaaacagactgtATTTACATTTGCAGCATATCACAACTAATGGCACAGGTATTCCTCCACAACCTTACTGCACACTGAAATCAGTTCATTTTTACCTTCAGCAAGAAGCAAGACACTAATGTATGGTGTTTTGGCACCAAGAGAGGTTCAGATTCAAGAAGATACCAGTTAGCACCTCTTAATTATCCATTAAAAGGTGTTAAAATAGTTCCAGTTCAGTCTAAGCACACTGTTCGGATCAATAGCAAAAGGAAAGTAGACCACAGTAAGGTAAGTTATATATCAAAGCCTGGTGCTTTTATTTGTAGTGCAAATTAAAAGGCCAAATGCATATATCTAGATAGCATTTGCATATACActgcatgtatttttgttctgttaatGGAAAAATGTAAGAATAGACTGTTTGAGACTGGGATTTTTCATACTGCAACAGATACATGGGCATGATGTTAGTGTCAGTGTTTCAATAATTACTGCTCAGTTATTTTTGTGCAACTTTATTTTGTATAAGTTCACAGTTGCTAAGTCatgaaatgctgcaaaacaaaacagccaagcaaaaaaaaaaaaaaatcagtaacagaAAACACTAAACTCACTCAACTAACGATTTTGGTACAACCCAGTAGCAGAAGGCAGTCTCTGCACTTAAACTTGCAGGACAGCCTCTCTGGTGGGAAAATACTGCAATGACTTCCATGAGCTGTGAAGtacattaaatacattaaattcATAACACAGTGAGCTGTAGTTACTTTAATACCACAGTGCATTTCAAGCAATGCATGTGTTCGTGAGCAACTGGAAGCAATCAATAAGGTTAAAAAACATGCTGTGGAATACAGTGGACACAGATCTTAGAAGACACTGAGTGCAGTAACAGTCTCAGTGCCACTGTCCTGAAGGAATATAAGTAAAACCAGGGCAACAGAACACACCTGCAGAGCACACAGTTCAAAGGAGACAATGTCATAACAGCTGACTGGAGCATCACAAGGCATTGAAAGGCCAGACAAGTTGATGAGCTGGTTATAGTGTGAACAGATTTGGCACGTGGCAGCAACTTTGCAATGCTGAGGATTTGTTCCACAAAGCAGTGAAGGTTGACAGTTGTCTGAGGCTCTTATGCAGTTTTTCTCCAGGGCTGTGAACTTAAAGCTTTAACCTAGTGGTTTGCTATATTTTGTGTATCTTAGGTAGTAATTGGTTTATACTTTGAAGTTGTATATATCCTACTTGCAAAGTCCTTTTGTGCAAGACTAAACATGATCCAAATACTGTCCCAAAGAGTTAGTGATGCTGGTAAGTTTTCCTCATTAAATCGTGATAGCAGCAATTCAGTGTTCACTCCTACTGCAAAGGGACAAGGTATTGCAAGTCCAGATCTACAAGACAACTCCAGTGATTACATCATCAAGATGGgaaattttaatttccctttaatcagaaaaagttatttttctgattaaatatagccaaaataaaaccattatCCACACAGATTCAATCTTGCTTAAAGTTGGTGGTTTACAGGTGGCACTCTCTTTCTTGCACCTCCCACAGTGGGAATCATACCAGTGATGAGCAGCAAGGCTCTTCATTACTCTGTGTAGAATACTGTAAACAAGTGGGTACAAGACAGTGCAGAGGGAGCTGTAAGTGACTCTGACAAGCAAGAAAGTGTTGTAGATGCAGAATACCTTGGGAAAAGTTAAGAGTAAACCAGAGTGTTTTCTTTAGATGCTTTGGTGCATAATGTGCACATGGGAAGCGTAGCATTTCATATCATCACTTTACTAAGTTTGTAAGTAAGTAAGTTTGTAAAGAAGTCTATATGCCCTATATGTCTCAAatcttttttcatatttactgATGCTTTTTCACCTATGAATTTATCTAATGGTCTCCTGAAGACCAAgttgttaataaattaaagcaGCCAGTCTAccaaaaataccccaaactTTGACACAGAATAGTTCGTTACAGAGGATAACCttcagaacaacagaaaaaagccaaaccacaaacccaagCACAAAGCCTACATCTCTTCTAAAAGACTTGGAATATATAACTTTCTGTGAAGGCGGCTTTCTTCCCTACCTGCCATTTTAGCTGTTTTAAGGCAGCATGTTTAGACTAGCTTTACGGGAAGCTATTCTCATGTTCCTTGGAATGCATGGGTCAAGTTGGTCAGTACTTAAAGTAACTCAGGAAAGCCTTGTTGCATGCATAATCAAACAGCTCCAGTGAGGATATACACTTTCAGCTGGCTATTGCCGAATTGCTGAGCACTCACACATTTTGCCAGTCAGTGACCTACTTTCATATATTACTTACTGTCTTCAGTGGTGACCCCAGTTTTCTCTTCACTCCAGTCACTCCAGTAGCCCACTCCATCTTCCTTCATGCAACGAATTGAAAAGACGTACTCTGTGTAGGGTCTGAGCCCTTGAACACTGAACGAAGTTCTTGGTGAAGCTGTATCTTCAGGAGGAACCTGTAAatagaagaaagatttttagaAGCACTGACTGAAAATTGTAAAGCCAAGTTCTGTACTAGTACACCTCCCATCCAAGAGGGCTCCCCACCACGTACATACCCAATAGCAACAACATAGTTCTTCTGCCCTCTGATTTCACAAAGCTTCAATTCTCAACCATGCCTTGGTGAGGGATCATAGTTGTGTGTATTTACCAGctataataaaatacatacactATTTCAGGACATTATctcatattctgttttctttagtttACGTctacctctccttccttcccacgTAACTCCTCTAATTACTGCTGATCTGTAATATCTCGCCTCATATTTCAGAATCTTCCTAGGTTACCTGCTTGATTGACTGCAAAATACCTGTGCTAGAAGCCTCCTATAAAGCTAGAGAATCCAGGATCATTGCTTCCACTGACACAGAACATTGTTTCTTAACTGACAttggaaataatttgttttagaGTAGTTTATAATTTTGCTGATAAATGAGTTTCATATGCTCTTTCCTTTACCTTAGATTAGCAATTGAATGCCGGAAAATATTCTTACTGCATGTATACAGAAACAGATGCATGATGTAGATAATAGATACATATAGGTACACAAACACACTGTCTCCATCACATGCTATTCCACTTGCAATTAAGAGGTTCTTATAGTAAGCAACCATGCAAGAGGAATGACTACAGATTAAACACACATGCAGGGCACTCAAGGCATTAATCCTGAGTGCAAGGAATTGTCAGGGTACTCAATTTCTACCATGGCTAAGCAAGTTCAGTTGGTTCAAAAGTTACTGTTTCGATGGTCTTGTGCACATATTAAAAGGGCAAGACAAGTTAAAAGGCCTTAATAGGACAATGTATCAACAGATCTGGAGCTGCAGAATAAGCAGAGCTGGACAGTGGTCTTCAGAACATCAATACAGTGACCTTAATAAGCAATCTCTGCATCTAAAACTTCAAAAGCTCCTCCAAAGGAAAGCACTACATTAGTCATAAGCAGCTGTGTTATTCAACCTGCTTCAA encodes:
- the IL6ST gene encoding interleukin-6 receptor subunit beta isoform X2; amino-acid sequence: MKEDGVGYWSDWSEEKTGVTTEDKPSKGPPVWRIIDASHTPASWTVHLMWKALEPFEANGVILQYEVTVRAKSSLSSPPEKYKVNTTNLTLKLPNGTYEVTVIAHNRVGASPPSVLLIPASNSKAPVKNVRTLPKDGKLWVRWTAPNSYVLKYVIEWCLVSNSSDCIIEWQNEPGNVQGTYLKGDIKPFKCYLITVYPLYADGQGSGQSVKAYLQQDRPSKGPTVQTKKVGKAEAVLTWNHLTVDEQNGFIRSYTIFYKTIDGNETAVTVDPSKTEYTLSSLTSDTLYTVRMMAYTDEGGRSGPDFTFTTQKFGKGEIEAIVVPVCLAFLLIVLLGVLFCFNKRDLIKKHIWPIVPDPSKSNIAQWSPQVPAKHNFSSKDQMYPEGSFTDVSVVEIEADDKKSFSEQDLKPFDLLKKEKSTSEGHSSGIGGSSCMSSPRQSVSDSDEGETTQNTSSTVQYSTVVLNGYRDQTPVQVFSRSESTQPLLDSEERSEDHAGGGDSTTQRQQYFKQNGGQDETNTDGPCFERRKQTTANEGDLVGFAQLQMSGQSSQPLGLGLEKNTQEPALSDVLQSSTEGQTVRPEAVEGNPSSIDEMPKSYLPQTVRQGGYMPQ